One Bacteroidota bacterium genomic window carries:
- the recA gene encoding recombinase RecA, which yields MAKEISIDDIRKEKLKALELTLGKIEKDFGKGTIMKMGDHAVENVPSISSGSIALDLALGVGGYPRGRVIEIFGPESSGKTTLTLHAIAEAQKAGGIAAFIDAEHAFDRFYAQKLGVDIENLLISQPDNGEQALEITDHLIRSGAIDIIVIDSVAALTPKAEIEGEMGDSKMGLQARLMSQALRKLTANINKTNTTCIFINQLREKIGVMFGNPETTTGGNALKFYASMRVDIRKITQIKDGEDATGTRVRVKIVKNKLAPPFKKAEFDMMYGEGISKIGEIIDLGVENDVIKKAGSWFSYGDTKLGQGRDAVKLLLQDNPELAEEMEKKIVELLKAK from the coding sequence ATGGCAAAAGAGATTAGCATCGACGATATCCGTAAAGAAAAACTGAAAGCCCTTGAGCTAACCCTTGGAAAAATTGAGAAAGATTTTGGCAAGGGCACCATTATGAAAATGGGGGATCATGCCGTTGAGAATGTACCATCCATTTCCAGTGGTTCCATTGCACTTGATCTGGCTTTGGGTGTAGGGGGCTACCCTCGTGGCAGGGTGATAGAAATTTTTGGTCCGGAGTCGTCGGGTAAAACTACGCTTACCCTTCATGCCATTGCCGAAGCGCAAAAGGCCGGTGGCATTGCTGCATTTATCGATGCCGAACATGCTTTCGACCGTTTTTATGCCCAAAAACTGGGTGTTGACATCGAAAACCTGCTCATATCGCAACCCGACAATGGCGAGCAGGCCTTAGAGATTACGGATCATCTGATCCGGTCTGGGGCCATTGACATTATTGTAATTGATTCGGTGGCAGCCCTTACCCCTAAAGCTGAGATAGAAGGCGAAATGGGCGACTCGAAAATGGGGCTTCAGGCAAGACTTATGTCGCAAGCATTGCGCAAACTTACGGCCAACATTAACAAAACAAATACCACCTGCATTTTCATTAACCAGCTGCGCGAAAAGATTGGTGTCATGTTTGGTAATCCCGAAACCACCACTGGCGGTAATGCCCTTAAGTTTTATGCCAGTATGCGGGTGGATATCCGCAAGATTACGCAGATAAAGGATGGTGAGGATGCCACAGGTACGCGTGTGAGAGTAAAAATTGTAAAGAATAAACTGGCACCACCCTTTAAAAAGGCTGAGTTCGATATGATGTATGGCGAAGGGATCTCGAAAATTGGGGAGATCATTGACCTGGGTGTAGAGAACGATGTGATCAAAAAAGCAGGTTCGTGGTTTAGTTATGGCGACACCAAACTGGGACAGGGCAGGGATGCAGTAAAGCTGTTACTGCAAGATAACCCCGAATTGGCAGAGGAGATGGAGAAAAAAATTGTGGAGCTGCTAAAAGCAAAGTAG
- a CDS encoding gliding motility-associated C-terminal domain-containing protein, with product MMRMRTFHIIFLLFIALLLQAQADFTSTNPEGCIPLEVDFAIDSSTYDLSTITAVSWDFGNGTVINAGAYDTVTAIYNDVRRYSVSLTINNNSAGTVARSGYINALGPLNSDFRIVKEKEEPDYTYSFHPLVEMTDNGANYTFAWEHFEGATSLRRIAYSANYTNPENAIEQYTYPDTGNYRVELLVRMIQSTYICESLTSKDLPVFEEFEVGNVFSPGTTDYFVVDPENVAVVLSFTLFSRAGIEVFEQEAPIIYWDGKDASGRDLSAGVYFYTIEALQGDTAGFYSKKGFIHLFR from the coding sequence ATGATGCGAATGCGTACGTTTCATATTATTTTTCTACTATTTATTGCTCTTTTGCTGCAAGCACAAGCAGATTTCACATCCACCAATCCGGAGGGGTGTATTCCTTTGGAAGTTGATTTTGCCATTGATAGCAGCACCTATGACCTGAGTACCATTACTGCAGTAAGTTGGGATTTTGGCAATGGCACCGTAATTAATGCCGGAGCTTACGATACCGTCACCGCTATCTATAACGATGTTCGTCGTTATTCGGTAAGCCTCACCATAAACAACAACAGCGCAGGCACTGTGGCGCGTTCTGGTTATATCAACGCCCTGGGCCCTTTAAACTCCGACTTCCGTATAGTAAAAGAGAAAGAAGAACCCGATTATACCTATTCCTTTCATCCACTTGTTGAAATGACAGACAATGGCGCCAATTACACTTTTGCCTGGGAGCATTTTGAAGGAGCTACTTCGTTAAGGCGTATCGCCTATTCTGCCAATTATACCAACCCCGAAAATGCCATTGAACAATATACCTATCCCGATACAGGTAATTACAGAGTAGAGTTGCTGGTGCGCATGATACAGTCTACCTATATTTGCGAGTCACTTACTTCAAAGGATTTACCTGTATTCGAAGAATTTGAGGTAGGCAACGTATTTTCTCCCGGCACCACCGATTATTTTGTAGTCGATCCTGAGAATGTTGCCGTGGTTCTTTCCTTTACGCTTTTTTCGCGGGCCGGAATTGAAGTGTTTGAACAGGAAGCACCAATTATTTATTGGGATGGCAAGGATGCCTCAGGAAGGGATTTAAGTGCCGGAGTGTATTTTTATACTATTGAAGCATTGCAAGGCGACACGGCTGGTTTTTACAGTAAAAAGGGATTCATTCACTTGTTCCGATAA
- a CDS encoding AI-2E family transporter → MNQTLRYILIGLGVMLIGFLLWRFSHIVSYIIISAVLSLIGRPLVDALRQLQYKNIRMPKWLCSLITLFFIYGLLVGFLSFIIPLVITEVDVLSTIDQQSVINTLKEPIGRIDGFIDRFTLDSHDKFTIENFVNERLATVFNASFVSDTVSRLASGMGNIFMAFFSISFITFFFLKDENLFTEAILSMVPDKHLDSFRHAMISSRKLLIRYFIGIFVQILSIFVMVNIGLTLLGLEISQCILISLIAAVLTLIPYIGPLLGSAIGVLLGISANLHLAFDSELLSLVIGMIVVFTVAHLIDNIVSQPLIFSNSVNAHPLEIFILLLVAGSVGGVLGMMVAIPLYTIIRVFAKEFFNKFKVVKKLTQKI, encoded by the coding sequence ATGAATCAAACCCTACGGTATATATTAATTGGCCTGGGAGTTATGTTAATTGGATTTTTATTATGGCGTTTTAGCCATATTGTTTCTTACATCATCATATCCGCAGTATTATCGCTTATTGGACGTCCACTTGTCGATGCATTAAGGCAGCTTCAGTATAAAAATATTCGTATGCCCAAGTGGCTTTGCTCCCTGATAACTTTATTTTTTATTTATGGTTTGCTGGTGGGTTTTCTCAGCTTTATTATACCACTGGTTATCACTGAAGTAGATGTTTTATCTACCATCGATCAGCAAAGTGTGATTAATACTTTGAAAGAGCCAATAGGCCGGATTGATGGATTTATTGACCGTTTTACACTCGATAGTCATGATAAGTTTACAATCGAGAACTTTGTGAATGAACGGCTTGCTACGGTTTTCAACGCCTCATTTGTAAGCGATACAGTTTCGAGACTGGCTTCGGGCATGGGAAATATCTTTATGGCATTTTTCTCCATTTCCTTTATTACCTTTTTCTTTTTAAAAGACGAGAACCTATTTACCGAGGCTATCCTTTCGATGGTACCGGACAAGCATCTGGATTCTTTCCGTCATGCCATGATTTCGTCGCGAAAACTTCTGATACGGTATTTTATCGGAATATTTGTTCAAATTCTAAGCATTTTTGTGATGGTAAATATTGGGCTTACATTGCTGGGCCTGGAGATTAGCCAATGTATATTAATAAGTCTTATTGCTGCAGTGTTAACCTTAATACCTTATATCGGGCCCTTGCTTGGGAGCGCCATAGGTGTATTATTGGGCATTTCGGCAAACCTTCATCTGGCTTTTGATAGTGAGTTGTTATCATTGGTGATAGGTATGATTGTTGTTTTTACTGTAGCTCACCTTATTGATAACATTGTTTCTCAACCTCTTATATTTTCTAACAGTGTAAATGCTCACCCTCTCGAAATATTTATTTTACTTCTTGTGGCCGGCAGTGTAGGTGGGGTGCTGGGTATGATGGTGGCTATTCCTTTGTATACCATTATCAGGGTTTTTGCAAAAGAATTCTTCAATAAATTTAAGGTTGTTAAAAAGTTGACTCAGAAAATTTAA
- a CDS encoding thymidylate synthase gives MKQYLDLLAHTLEKGHERTDRTGTGTLGVFGYQMRFNLEEGFPMVTTKKLHLKSIIHELLWFLSGETNVRYLQENGVRIWNEWADENGNLGPVYGYQWRSWPASENRHIDQISAVIQSIKENPSSRRHIVSAWNVGELENMALPPCHILFQFYVHDNKLSLQLYQRSADIFLGVPFNIASYAALLAMVAQVTGLEPYEFVHTLGDAHIYLNHLEQVKTQLSRTPFPLPHLKLNPDVKSIFDFAFDDFILENYQAHPHIKGDISV, from the coding sequence ATGAAACAATACCTCGACTTACTGGCACATACCCTCGAAAAGGGCCACGAACGAACCGATCGCACCGGCACCGGCACATTGGGTGTTTTTGGTTACCAGATGCGCTTTAATCTGGAAGAAGGCTTTCCGATGGTAACAACGAAAAAACTTCACCTTAAATCGATTATACACGAATTACTTTGGTTTTTAAGCGGCGAAACCAATGTGCGGTATCTGCAGGAAAATGGCGTACGAATCTGGAACGAATGGGCCGACGAAAATGGAAACCTTGGGCCTGTATATGGTTACCAGTGGCGCTCCTGGCCAGCCTCCGAAAACCGGCATATCGACCAGATTTCAGCGGTCATTCAATCCATTAAAGAGAATCCTTCGTCACGCAGACATATAGTGAGTGCATGGAATGTAGGCGAACTGGAAAATATGGCACTTCCACCCTGTCATATTCTCTTTCAGTTTTATGTGCACGACAACAAGCTCTCGCTGCAACTTTACCAGCGAAGTGCCGATATTTTCCTGGGCGTACCTTTTAACATCGCGTCCTATGCAGCTTTGCTGGCAATGGTGGCACAGGTAACAGGCTTAGAACCTTACGAATTTGTGCATACCCTTGGAGATGCCCACATTTACCTGAATCATCTCGAGCAGGTAAAAACCCAGCTTTCACGAACACCCTTTCCTCTTCCCCATTTAAAATTAAATCCCGACGTTAAATCCATCTTCGACTTTGCATTCGACGATTTTATATTAGAGAACTACCAGGCTCACCCGCATATTAAAGGCGATATTTCGGTTTAA
- a CDS encoding dihydrofolate reductase — MAKTLSIIVAVALDNGIGNKNQLLAHLPDDLRHFRSITQGHPVIMGRNTWFSLPKRPLPNRQNIVITNIEDETFEGADTVYSIDQAIEKCPDNSESFVIGGAMIYRQFFDIADKLYITRILKTFEADTFFPAISNDMWETEWQSEIFSDEKSGLKFQYVNFKKR, encoded by the coding sequence ATGGCAAAAACACTTTCAATTATAGTTGCAGTAGCCCTCGACAATGGCATTGGCAACAAAAATCAGCTGCTGGCACATCTGCCCGACGACCTGCGCCATTTTAGGTCCATTACTCAGGGACATCCGGTAATTATGGGCCGAAACACCTGGTTTTCTCTACCAAAACGCCCGCTACCAAACCGACAAAACATTGTAATTACCAACATTGAAGACGAAACTTTCGAAGGTGCCGACACAGTGTATTCCATTGACCAAGCCATTGAAAAATGCCCCGACAACAGCGAAAGTTTTGTCATCGGTGGTGCCATGATCTACCGCCAGTTTTTTGATATAGCAGATAAATTGTACATCACCCGTATTCTTAAAACCTTCGAAGCAGACACCTTTTTTCCTGCAATTTCGAACGATATGTGGGAAACAGAATGGCAAAGTGAAATTTTTTCTGACGAAAAAAGCGGATTAAAATTTCAATATGTTAATTTTAAGAAACGTTAA
- a CDS encoding DUF2147 domain-containing protein has translation MKKFLATVFALSLFAGVFAQEEAIKGEWYNTEKTSKIKIFKATNGKYYGKIVWLEEPEKKDIHNPDASKHSDPLMGLLLLKDFAYDATKKQWTGGTIYDPGNGKTYDCFIWFTEGVDNVLNVKGFVMGMKFAGRQVEWTRTE, from the coding sequence ATGAAAAAATTTCTTGCCACCGTGTTTGCTCTTTCCCTTTTTGCAGGCGTGTTTGCCCAGGAAGAAGCCATTAAAGGAGAATGGTATAACACCGAAAAAACCTCGAAAATTAAAATTTTCAAAGCCACCAATGGAAAATACTATGGAAAAATTGTCTGGCTGGAGGAACCTGAAAAAAAAGACATCCATAATCCGGATGCCTCAAAACATTCCGACCCGCTAATGGGCTTATTGCTGCTAAAAGATTTTGCCTACGATGCAACTAAAAAACAATGGACAGGTGGCACCATCTACGATCCGGGCAATGGTAAAACTTACGATTGTTTTATCTGGTTTACCGAAGGTGTCGACAATGTATTGAACGTAAAAGGTTTTGTGATGGGTATGAAGTTTGCCGGCCGCCAGGTTGAATGGACCCGCACCGAATAG
- a CDS encoding glutaminase, whose product MDYQQIIEELCLEIAPLQKIGKVADYIPELAKVPPEKFGISLITLEGKDFYSGLYQEAFSIQSISKVFGLSMALSLAGDSLWSRVGVEPSGTAFNSIVQLEYEKGIPRNPFINAGALVVADVLLSHLKSPKADLLEFIRTLAKNPAIDINIDVYISERNTGSLNASLAYMLKSYGNIKNDVNQVLDFYFFQCSIMMSCYDLATAMLAYADHSKSFDYAGYSLTHSGVKRLNAVMLTCGFYDESGEFSFRVGLPGKSGVGGGIVAIYPQRFSVAVWSPRLNQKGNSVMGMKALELLTTKTGLSVF is encoded by the coding sequence ATGGATTATCAACAAATTATTGAAGAGCTTTGCCTCGAAATAGCTCCTTTGCAGAAAATAGGTAAGGTGGCAGATTATATACCCGAACTGGCCAAAGTGCCGCCCGAAAAGTTTGGCATATCGCTCATTACTCTGGAGGGAAAGGATTTTTACTCAGGCCTGTATCAAGAAGCATTTTCGATACAGAGTATCTCTAAAGTATTCGGACTTTCAATGGCTCTTTCTCTTGCCGGAGATAGTCTGTGGTCGCGGGTGGGTGTGGAGCCCTCTGGTACAGCTTTTAATTCAATCGTTCAGCTCGAATACGAAAAAGGAATTCCCCGTAACCCCTTTATCAATGCAGGTGCCCTGGTGGTGGCCGATGTGCTTTTATCGCACCTGAAAAGCCCCAAAGCCGATTTGTTGGAGTTTATCCGCACTTTGGCAAAGAACCCTGCCATTGACATAAATATCGACGTGTATATTTCCGAGCGAAACACAGGTTCGCTCAATGCATCCCTGGCATACATGCTCAAGTCGTATGGAAATATAAAAAACGATGTAAACCAGGTACTGGATTTTTATTTCTTTCAATGTTCCATCATGATGTCGTGTTACGATCTGGCCACTGCCATGCTTGCTTATGCCGACCACTCAAAAAGTTTCGATTATGCAGGCTATTCCCTAACCCATAGCGGCGTAAAACGGCTCAATGCAGTGATGCTTACCTGTGGTTTTTACGATGAGTCGGGCGAATTCTCTTTTCGGGTTGGTTTACCTGGGAAAAGCGGAGTAGGAGGCGGCATTGTGGCCATCTATCCTCAACGCTTTAGTGTTGCTGTCTGGAGTCCACGACTCAATCAAAAAGGCAATTCGGTGATGGGCATGAAGGCCCTGGAGTTGCTTACTACAAAAACAGGATTGTCGGTATTTTAA
- a CDS encoding PIN domain-containing protein has translation MKKLFVDTNIVIDLLSRREPFFEETAELFSLADKKQVELSVSSLTIANTSYALLRQMDSNKAKSVLRKLRLILKVLPLDDKIIGLALNDETFSDFEDGLQYFTAIEDEQELIITRNLRDFKNSKLPIMTAKQFIETIK, from the coding sequence ATGAAAAAACTATTCGTTGATACAAATATTGTGATTGATTTATTATCACGGAGGGAACCCTTTTTTGAAGAAACAGCAGAATTATTTTCTCTAGCTGATAAAAAGCAAGTCGAATTATCAGTTTCATCTTTAACTATTGCAAATACTAGTTATGCCTTGTTGAGACAAATGGATTCGAATAAAGCGAAATCGGTTTTAAGAAAGCTTAGGTTGATTCTTAAAGTCTTGCCATTAGATGATAAGATTATTGGATTGGCTTTAAACGACGAGACTTTTTCGGATTTTGAGGATGGACTTCAATACTTTACAGCAATTGAAGACGAGCAAGAATTGATTATTACTAGAAACCTTAGGGATTTTAAAAATTCAAAATTGCCGATAATGACAGCTAAACAATTTATTGAAACGATTAAATAA